Within the Medicago truncatula cultivar Jemalong A17 chromosome 4, MtrunA17r5.0-ANR, whole genome shotgun sequence genome, the region CTATATAAACTCAAAGAGAGTTTAAGAGGAAGGTTTCATTTCAGATTTGATTGCATTGACCAACTGATCATAAGCTTCTCCCCATGCATTCTTCATAGCCGGTGACCACATTTCAGGTACTGCTTCTTTTATGGTCTCCAAAAGTGCAAACTTTGTCACctttacaaattcaaaatattaacatGAATCTATGTCCTACCAAACCTTATGTCAAATTTCAATGTAAATTTGATATAACAAGACTAAATAATACATTGACAGtagtaaaacaaaaatatactaACTGAAAATTTACGTACCTCAAAATGCTCGTCTACTACACCATATTTAAAATGGTTAGCACCTAATTTTTTCAAGCTTGATTCTCTGACCGTAACTTTACCGGATTTTCGCAATTGAACTGCTGATTCACATGTCtacaataacaaaataattagctggttttttcttatatatttaaATGGTGAATGGTGACAATTGACAAAGTCAAAGCTTGAATGGTAACGGATGCGAAATgacactaaaaaaatttagtgaCCAATAAAAATGAAATCCGTCTCTAATGTATTCAGTTCAAAATATAGTTATATAATTAGAGACggatttcatgttttcttttACTAAATTTCCTTTGCTAAGTTTCTAGTAACTTACCATGAGAAAGACAGACATGGCATGTGGCTTGAGCTTGGTGTTTTTCTCCAAAGGAACTTTTGAATCTTTCAAGAATGAGAACAGTTTTTGAGCTGATGGAGCAATCTCAAATATTCTACAATATTGAAAGTATATTTAGttcaattattcaaataaaaaagaatgaaataaaaccTCTTGAGTTAAAAATGTTGAAGAAAAACCTAGCTACACTTACTTCAAGAAAAGCTTTAGTCCTAACTCAGCAGAATTCTTCTTCATTGCATTCCATGACTTCACCACAAGAGCTTCTTGTTCTTCAGTGAAACCTTTTGTATCCAAAGTGCCCATATTCTGAAGGGTAAGGGTTACGTGCTAATTAAGGTATGTGATTTGTGGATTATTGTGATGGGAGTGAGAAAATGGTTGATGATGTTTACAATTTTGTAGGATAAAGGTTTTATAGTGAGATTaattgaagatgaaattgacCCTTCATACCAATGGGGAGTCATTCATACTTTCATTCATTCCATAATTTGGCAGCCATGTTGACATGTATGTTTTTGCTAATAGTAAAGTACTATACCGGGGGCCTAAAAACTAGGTGCTATACGTGGTGAACACAAAATGGTTTCTACCatttaaccaaaataaaataaaataaaggtttctGCTAATCACGTAAGCAAAGGTTGaactttttcttccaactaGTTTACCACTATGCGTAAGCCATGACCAAATTATTTTGACTAGTagtataatttgtattttttattgaagagtGGTATTATAATTGATTCATTTATTGCTAGTGctttatgttttgttgtttaaataaataatatgatgatAAGTGTGGAAGATATACACATGTAATCACCTCATTAGAAGGTTATCTTTCTATCAATACACGAGTTTTTTAACTTTCTCTTGACTTTATTTATGGATGTCATGTTTCATAACAATACGTGTGTTTAGAGCaaaacaaagttttttatttttttattttttttaggggcaAAACACAGTTTCTTATTTCCAATAGAAGATAaagaatttaattattatacacACCGTACCGTTGGTATGAAATTAAAATCTTCAGATAAGTAGATTACAAATTTTATGTTCTATAAATTTCATTGACAGAGTAAGAGGTTCAAGTGGGTTATTCTTTGCCAACTATTGAAATTGACCATTAGAGCAtgtgcataaaaaaaacataggcTATCCTAATCTCTTTTAATATGCTTCATTAATTAGTGCACGAAATATTATCCTAATCTCATTGATACGATTACGGATTCTCTGCATTTGTTAACCAAACTTTTTTTCACATgcctataataaaataaaagaataaatataaataaatactacaatTGTTTGAATTTTACATTATTCAATCATCTAGGAAGACTTATGCTAGAATCACATCTACCTGCAATTCAATTTCAAGCAATCACCTTTAAAACTTAGCAAACCCCAATAGTAacatatataaatcatatttcaTTGATACAAAAGAAAACACAGACCCAAACAAACTTATTGAAGTTGAGAGGAAAGGAAATAATTAGATAGAAACATAGTCTACTTAAGAGGAGGGTTTGGATTTGTCTTCAACATTGGTCTGATGATCATGATCAGTTTTTTTCATTTCAGCTTTGATGGCATTGGCCAGTTGATCATGGGCTTCTCCCCATGCATTTTCCATAGCTGGTGACCACATTTCAGGTAATGCTTCTTTTATTGTCTCCAAAAGGGCTTGCTTTGTTACCTTCCAtaacaaaacaatgaaaactAATTAgtttacattattaattgatcTTCTAGTAGGGTTTTCAttgagtttgacaaaatcatgATGTCACCGTCATAATTCAAATATACACATTGTTTTTTTCCTCGTCAATACTAGTAAAAGACTAGTACATTCGCACTGATGCACGGCTCGCGTAACATTGTGTCAACCATATAGTACAAAAGACTAGTAGTATGTTAGTATTACCTCAAAATGCTCATCTTTTACACCAGTTTTGAAATGAGTGGCACCTAACTTTTTCAAGTTTGATTCTCTAACAGTGACTTTACCAGCCTTACGTAGTTGAACTGCTGATTCACATGtctataaaataacaaaattaagcaAATTAAATTGATGCAATAGAAGAGACGCAGCTAGCTCAAAGCCTCATTAGTGGcactaattaataaattaatggaTAATAACTGTTAAGTAAGCTTACCATAAGAAAGACAGACATGGCATGAGGCTTGAGCTTAGGATTGTGCTCCAATGGAACATTTGAATCTTTTAAGAATGAGAACAATTGCTTAGCTGGTGGAGCAATCTCAAGGATTCTAACATGTCATAATCAATTCAAAAATAATGTTGAGTTAAATAATAGTGTATATATTACAAGcctaaatgaattttttttttcatcataaaACAAACCAAGAGTTGAAAAagttaataataaatgaaattaatgaCTTACTTCTTGAAAAACTTGAGACTCAGATCTCCAGAGTTGTACTTGATTGCATTCCATGACTTCACCACTAGAGCTTCTTGTTCCTCAGTGAAACAACTGCCTGTGTTCTCTTCCATGTTAACTGCTGATTAAGaataatattgttgattttgTAGCTTGTGCTATGGTACAGTTTTCATGGTATATAATGAGATTCATTCATTGATTAAAGATGGAGTTGGCCCTTCATGCCAATGGGGAGTTATTTTGCAGTTTGTCAGCTTGTGCTTTTTCCAACAAATTAGGAGTATTATATTTCTTCATatgttttttaaatagtttttctttttaagtttttgCAGGTTAGAGACTTTTACATACACTACCATATATTTTGGTTCTAAGTGTGATTAATTAGTTCTGAATTGACTATGACAATGAATGAGTTAAATAGTTGATAGAAGAGATGTGATCTATGGGAAAATACTTGAATAGATAAAATATTTTGGGCACAAGATTTGGTCACACATgcttaaaaatacatattattaaattatttgaaaaacatacattatttaactcttttttctttctacttttttcatttgtttaagTGTCAAAATCGTGTGTCCAAAGTATTGTGACCACACAAGAATTGCTCCTAATCTATATAAATGATATCTTATGGTTTTGGTTAGAGATGTGGTGTATAATCTTTTGGTGGTTATGAATCATTGGTTTGTTGTTGCTCCTGACGCTTCTATGAACTCTTCAATAAATGATATCAGAGCTTTGATTCAACTTGGTAAAGAGCGGGAGTAGATCCTGCTCTATTCAATCTTTGTAAGTTTTCTTGACATTATAGTCAAGAGGTGTGTTCCGTTGTTTTTAACAGCAATGCAAGTATAGGATACGAGAGAATACAATTGAGAGAGAGACTATTGAGGTCAAGTGTGAGTGGTTAGTCTAACATCGACTATAATAAAAGTTGGATACACCAGAGATGGACTTATATTCTTAATgccttaaattttatttttagatgaaTTATTGGTATGTTGTTACTCCCCACACACACTCTCCCTTATCAATTAAGTTGCGAACCATTGCAGAGCATGCTACCCTACTAACAGTCCAAGTTATGTGGCAAATGAATTAATTAGAacattcaattatatttaaaatttaaaattacttATCAAATTGGCATTGTCCATCTGATCATGAGCTTCTTTCATTTCAACTTTGATGGCATTGGCAAGCTGATCATGAGCTTCTGCCCATGCATTTTTCATAGCTAGAGACCACATTTCAGGTATTGCTTCTTCTATTGTCTCCAAAAGAGCTTGTTTTGTTAccttaacaaaaattaaatcatacattACATTAGTCTTCTACAAAAGGACATTACTactctttttttaatcaaatcatACTAGTAAGTAATATTGAAAGGTTGCATGTTATTTACCTCAAAATGTTCATCTTGCACACCAGTTTTGAAATGAGTGGCACCTAACTTCTTCAAATTTGATTCTCTCACTCTGACTTTACCAGCCTTACGCAGCTGAACTGCTGATTCACATGTCTATACAATAACCAAAGCACAATAAATTGATACTGTAGTTTATTGAAAATATACTAGTAACTggaaacttattttaatttctaatataaGTCACAACAAGATCATTGTCTAAACCTCAATTACACTAATTAGATGATGTTAAATATTGTTATGCTTACCATGAGAAAAACAGACATAGCATGAGGCTTAAGCTTAGGATTTTGCTCCAAAGGAACATTTGAATCTTTTAAGAATGAAAACATTTGCTTAGCTGGTGGAGCAATCTCCAGTATTCTAACAAGTCAGAATTAAATAAATCACGAGTGATACTATACTACTCAATTGGTCAAAAACATGTCTAGTTAACTTACCAgctgaaaattaattaatataattaacaGAAGAGttgataaatttaattaattaaggaAATGAAATGTCTTACTTCGTGAAAAACTTGAGACTCAGGTCACAAGAATTATTCTTCATTGCGTTCCATGACTTTACCACTAGAGCTTCTTGCTCTTCTGTGAAATCAACACTTCCATCCACAGTTTTCTTGTTCTCTTCCATGTTATGTGTTATAAGAgagtataatatttatttattaaattgtgGTGGTAGTGGCAAAGGATGATGAAATAGTTGATGTTGTAGTTTGCTTTGTTACGGTTTTTATAGTGAGATTCATTGTTTGAAATTTAAGATGATGTTTGCCCTTTCGTGTCAATCCGGACGAATTATTTAATTGGAAATTTGTCAGGCTAtgatttttccaagaaaaagtttttttttttttttttttaagaaaaacaattaatttgttttctttctaaaaaactacttttaatattcacaatatataaatataacgaTAAATTAAATTACTTGGTGTAATACTAATAATCAGTAGGTTACATTACACAATTGGATTGAAGAGAAAGAATAGAATAATGGTATCATACTTTAACATTGATTTCTTCACgtagaaaaaagtaaaatttttaaaaacttatcttCACTCAAATTTTCTCTTCTCATTTTTGCTTTCTCTCAAATATGTAAACTAACTGAATGATAGGTAGTCTTTTAGGGACCTGAATTGCGTGCAGTTACAATCATGAGAAACAATGTGCAAAGAGGTAGGTCCATTCTCAGAGAGGGAAGTCATAGACAACAGAGAAGGTCACATATTTGCTTACTCGTATGAACGTAAGACATTTGATTTTGACAACGTTGCTCTTGACTACTAAGCAATGCATGCATTCAAGCGAATCTCAAATGAAATTTTCTCccatatttcaaaaataaactaTCAGCTACATCACTTACCTAAATATCGACCATTAATCATGCCAATCACTCAGCTGCTGCAATAAAATCAACCACcgatatagttttttttaataacatatcaacaaaatttaaaacataaaataaagggcAAAGGAGTGAAATGATATAGTTCTTAACCACATCCATAGTTTATATCAGGTGTTGCAGCAACAGCTGAAAATGGAATTTCaactctctctttcacaagacATCGAGCCTCCCCATTTTCCAGCACCAAAACTCTACCAGGTGGACACTGTCCATCACCCTTATTTTCACTGGTAGATCTCCCATTCTCATTTTCTAGTCTGTGATGCCTGCGTTGTACATTCCAACGAGTCTTCAGCAAATTAGGACCAAATCCTGACATACTCAATATTGATACCACACCAATAACTGTGACCACTGCTTTTGCTGCAGAAGTTATAAAAAATCGTAAAccttttcttgaatttttagCCCCATCTTCAACATAATTTTGCTCTTTTTCATTTGGATTCTTTTTAGCATCGATTACGTTATCAAGTGTGATTAATCCATTGCGACCGGACTTATTGACAGAAGGGATCTGTGACAGATATTGCTTGTCAAGAGACATGG harbors:
- the GLB1-1 gene encoding anaerobic nitrite reductase Glb1-1, whose protein sequence is MIFSSNESMLFALSCTWKVTKTKTHSALESKKTMEEEGIGLVLARATELRLKINNCIQKPTSSPNGLLEDDEDEDATDRLLNICDALEALETQLSSLQVLQQQQRYEREIALAEIENSRKVLINKLKEYKGKDLEVIHEASTFASETVEPNNDLLLPPYPTRPPYSMSLDKQYLSQIPSVNKSGRNGLITLDNVIDAKKNPNEKEQNYVEDGAKNSRKGLRFFITSAAKAVVTVIGVVSILSMSGFGPNLLKTRWNVQRRHHRLENENGRSTSENKGDGQCPPGRVLVLENGEARCLVKERVEIPFSAVAATPDINYGCGLIAPPAKQMFSFLKDSNVPLEQNPKLKPHAMSVFLMTCESAVQLRKAGKVRVRESNLKKLGATHFKTGVQDEHFEVTKQALLETIEEAIPEMWSLAMKNAWAEAHDQLANAIKVEMKEAHDQMDNANLIINMEENTGSCFTEEQEALVVKSWNAIKYNSGDLSLKFFKKILEIAPPAKQLFSFLKDSNVPLEHNPKLKPHAMSVFLMTCESAVQLRKAGKVTVRESNLKKLGATHFKTGVKDEHFEVTKQALLETIKEALPEMWSPAMENAWGEAHDQLANAIKAEMKKTDHDHQTNHVTLTLQNMGTLDTKGFTEEQEALVVKSWNAMKKNSAELGLKLFLKIFEIAPSAQKLFSFLKDSKVPLEKNTKLKPHAMSVFLMTCESAVQLRKSGKVTVRESSLKKLGANHFKYGVVDEHFEVTKFALLETIKEAVPEMWSPAMKNAWGEAYDQLVNAIKSEMKPSS
- the LOC25492697 gene encoding anaerobic nitrite reductase Glb1-2 isoform X3, with protein sequence MEENKKTVDGSVDFTEEQEALVVKSWNAMKNNSCDLSLKFFTKILEIAPPAKQMFSFLKDSNVPLEQNPKLKPHAMSVFLMTCESAVQLRKAGKVRVRESNLKKLGATHFKTGVQDEHFEVTKQALLETIEEAIPEMWSLAMKNAWAEAHDQLANAIKVEMKEAHDQMDNANLISSCFTEEQEALVVKSWNAIKYNSGDLSLKFFKKILEIAPPAKQLFSFLKDSNVPLEHNPKLKPHAMSVFLMTCESAVQLRKAGKVTVRESNLKKLGATHFKTGVKDEHFEVTKQALLETIKEALPEMWSPAMENAWGEAHDQLANAIKAEMKKTDHDHQTNVEDKSKPSS
- the LOC25492697 gene encoding anaerobic nitrite reductase Glb1-2 isoform X1, with amino-acid sequence MEENKKTVDGSVDFTEEQEALVVKSWNAMKNNSCDLSLKFFTKILEIAPPAKQMFSFLKDSNVPLEQNPKLKPHAMSVFLMTCESAVQLRKAGKVRVRESNLKKLGATHFKTGVQDEHFEVTKQALLETIEEAIPEMWSLAMKNAWAEAHDQLANAIKVEMKEAHDQMDNANLITVNMEENTGSCFTEEQEALVVKSWNAIKYNSGDLSLKFFKKILEIAPPAKQLFSFLKDSNVPLEHNPKLKPHAMSVFLMTCESAVQLRKAGKVTVRESNLKKLGATHFKTGVKDEHFEVTKQALLETIKEALPEMWSPAMENAWGEAHDQLANAIKAEMKKTDHDHQTNVEDKSKPSS
- the LOC25492697 gene encoding anaerobic nitrite reductase Glb1-2 isoform X2 — encoded protein: MEENKKTVDGSVDFTEEQEALVVKSWNAMKNNSCDLSLKFFTKILEIAPPAKQMFSFLKDSNVPLEQNPKLKPHAMSVFLMTCESAVQLRKAGKVRVRESNLKKLGATHFKTGVQDEHFEVTKQALLETIEEAIPEMWSLAMKNAWAEAHDQLANAIKVEMKEAHDQMDNANLIINMEENTGSCFTEEQEALVVKSWNAIKYNSGDLSLKFFKKILEIAPPAKQLFSFLKDSNVPLEHNPKLKPHAMSVFLMTCESAVQLRKAGKVTVRESNLKKLGATHFKTGVKDEHFEVTKQALLETIKEALPEMWSPAMENAWGEAHDQLANAIKAEMKKTDHDHQTNVEDKSKPSS
- the LOC25492697 gene encoding anaerobic nitrite reductase Glb1-2 isoform X4, producing MWSLAMKNAWAEAHDQLANAIKVEMKEAHDQMDNANLITVNMEENTGSCFTEEQEALVVKSWNAIKYNSGDLSLKFFKKILEIAPPAKQLFSFLKDSNVPLEHNPKLKPHAMSVFLMTCESAVQLRKAGKVTVRESNLKKLGATHFKTGVKDEHFEVTKQALLETIKEALPEMWSPAMENAWGEAHDQLANAIKAEMKKTDHDHQTNVEDKSKPSS